Proteins from one Gibbsiella quercinecans genomic window:
- the thyA gene encoding thymidylate synthase, translated as MKQYLDLMKKVLAEGTPKADRTGTGTLSIFGHQMRFNLQEGFPLVSTKKCHLRSIIHELLWFLNGDTNIAYLHENKVSIWDEWADENGDLGPVYGKQWRAWGAADGRQIDQLSTVLQQLKQDPDSRRIIVSAWNVGELDQMALAPCHAFFQFYVADGKLSCQLYQRSCDVFLGLPFNIASYALLVHMMAQQCDLAVGDFVWTGGDTHLYNNHMEQTQLQLTREPRPLPKLIIKRKPESLFDYRFDDFAIEGYDPHPAIKAPVAI; from the coding sequence ATGAAACAGTATCTGGACCTAATGAAAAAAGTGCTCGCTGAGGGCACCCCTAAAGCCGACCGTACCGGCACTGGCACGCTGTCGATTTTCGGCCACCAGATGCGTTTCAATCTGCAGGAAGGTTTCCCGCTGGTGAGCACCAAAAAATGCCATCTGCGCTCAATTATCCACGAACTGTTATGGTTCCTGAATGGCGACACCAACATTGCTTATCTGCACGAGAATAAGGTGAGCATTTGGGATGAGTGGGCGGACGAAAACGGCGATCTGGGGCCGGTTTACGGCAAACAGTGGCGTGCCTGGGGTGCGGCCGACGGCCGGCAAATCGACCAGCTCAGCACTGTGCTGCAGCAACTGAAGCAGGATCCTGACTCGCGCCGCATCATCGTTTCCGCCTGGAACGTGGGCGAGCTGGATCAAATGGCCCTGGCGCCGTGCCATGCCTTTTTCCAGTTCTACGTGGCGGATGGCAAGCTCTCTTGCCAACTGTATCAGCGCTCTTGCGACGTGTTCCTCGGCCTGCCGTTTAACATCGCCAGCTATGCGCTGCTGGTGCACATGATGGCGCAACAGTGCGATCTGGCCGTGGGCGACTTTGTTTGGACCGGTGGCGATACCCACTTGTACAACAACCATATGGAACAGACCCAGTTGCAGTTGACGCGCGAGCCACGCCCGCTGCCAAAACTGATCATCAAGCGTAAGCCTGAATCGCTGTTTGACTACCGCTTCGATGATTTTGCCATTGAAGGTTACGATCCACACCCAGCGATCAAAGCACCGGTTGCCATCTAA
- a CDS encoding YgdB family protein has protein sequence MNVPAQQGGSTLAAVLLLLAMGLMLLTAQQRQLDNALLMAADQQQYLRAYNQAASALAWGLTQRWPQAELRAGAWHCRQQGSDNLKACARPASREGVVVLRGMGEMRNVSPFWLYALTVPGAGDLLSAEPGGWLDFCPEKNAADCDG, from the coding sequence ATGAACGTGCCGGCCCAACAGGGGGGCAGCACGCTGGCGGCGGTGCTGTTGCTGTTAGCCATGGGGCTGATGCTATTGACGGCGCAGCAGCGGCAACTGGATAACGCATTGTTGATGGCGGCCGATCAGCAGCAATATCTGCGGGCCTATAATCAGGCGGCCTCTGCGTTAGCCTGGGGCTTAACGCAGCGTTGGCCCCAGGCCGAGCTGCGCGCCGGTGCCTGGCATTGCCGGCAACAGGGGAGCGATAACCTGAAAGCCTGCGCCAGGCCCGCCTCGCGGGAAGGCGTCGTGGTGTTGCGCGGTATGGGGGAAATGCGCAATGTGTCACCGTTTTGGCTGTATGCGCTAACGGTACCGGGCGCTGGCGATCTCTTGAGCGCTGAACCGGGGGGCTGGCTGGATTTTTGCCCGGAAAAGAATGCGGCTGACTGTGATGGCTGA
- the recC gene encoding exodeoxyribonuclease V subunit gamma, producing MFTVYHSNQLDLLKTLTCALIAREPLADPFQQEVVLVQSPGMAQWLQMQLAEQFGIAANIAFPLPASFIWDMFTRVLPDIPKESAFSKDAMTWKLMWLLPELLPEPAFAPLQHYLTDDGDKRKIHQLAGRVADLFDQYLVYRPQWLERWERGERVEELAEAQQWQAPLWNKLVEYTRALEQPEWHRANLYHRFISALDKADACPPGLPPRVFICGISALPPVYLDALQALGKHIDIHLMFTNPCRYYWGDIQDYAFLARLQSRKRRRYHQALEQGLFRQPEQAAQLFDAEGEQQLSNPLLASWGKLGRDHLYLLAQMQATQEVDAFVDIAPDNLLHAVQHDMLELEDHAVIVTSQSALASSNGKRLLDPDDRSISLHACHSPQREVEVLHDRLLSMLADDPQLTPRDIIVMVADIDSYTPYIQAVFGNAAQERYLPFAISDRKAREAHPVLQAFIALLDLPQSRFTAEQVLALLEVPALAARFAIQEDGLRLLRHWVAESGVRWGLDDDNVRELALPATGQHTWRFGITRMLLGYAMDSNAGDWQGVLPYDESSGLVAELAGQLAELLAQLSQWRLRLGEARTLAEWLPLCRQLMNAFFSTDSDTEVVLALIEQQWQQVIGYGQAARYPDVVPLTLLRDELAARLDQERISQRFLAGQINFCTLMPMRSIPFKVVCLLGMNDGVYPRTLPPLGFDLMAQQVRRGDRSRRDDDRYLFLEAILSAQQKLYISFIGRSIQDNSERYPSVLVAELLEYLQQSYYLPGDETLDADSSARKVAEHLLCWHARMPFASENFLPGSDRQSYAAEWLPAAGGHGAPLPPFNQPLPPDERAPSQALSLDQLQRFYRHPIRAFFQLRLGVNFILEETELPDEEPFTLDNLSRYQFNSQLLNALIDGEDAMRLYQRVRAGGGLPYGAFGEIYWQKQQEEMAELAQRVSEERREGASLELDIEVAGVQINGWLHQVQDDGLLRWRPAALSAVDGILLWLEHLVYCCAGGHGESRIYGRQNTAWRFAPLAVEEAQQQLAELIVGYQRGMCQPLMLLNKSGWAWLSQCYQPETQQIDWDEAVQAKARVKLLQVWQGDQRIPGEGEDPYIQRVFRQMDPAHLAEILAETERYLLPVIRHNLG from the coding sequence ATGTTTACGGTTTACCATTCCAATCAGTTGGATCTGCTCAAGACGTTAACCTGCGCGTTGATCGCCCGTGAGCCGCTGGCGGATCCATTCCAGCAGGAAGTGGTGCTGGTGCAAAGCCCCGGCATGGCGCAGTGGCTGCAGATGCAGTTGGCCGAGCAGTTTGGCATCGCCGCGAATATCGCTTTCCCGTTGCCGGCATCCTTTATCTGGGACATGTTTACCCGGGTGTTGCCCGATATCCCTAAGGAAAGCGCATTCAGTAAAGATGCCATGACCTGGAAGCTGATGTGGCTGCTGCCTGAGCTGCTGCCGGAGCCCGCGTTTGCGCCGCTGCAGCATTACCTGACCGACGACGGCGACAAACGCAAAATTCACCAGTTGGCCGGCCGCGTGGCGGATCTGTTCGACCAATACCTGGTTTATCGCCCCCAGTGGCTGGAGCGCTGGGAGCGGGGGGAGCGCGTTGAAGAACTGGCCGAAGCCCAGCAGTGGCAGGCGCCGCTGTGGAACAAGTTGGTCGAGTATACGCGGGCGCTCGAGCAGCCTGAATGGCACCGCGCCAACCTGTATCACCGATTTATTTCCGCGCTGGATAAGGCGGATGCGTGCCCGCCCGGTCTGCCGCCGCGGGTCTTCATCTGCGGCATTTCCGCGTTGCCGCCGGTGTACCTGGATGCCTTACAGGCGCTGGGCAAACATATTGATATCCACCTGATGTTCACCAACCCCTGCCGCTATTACTGGGGGGATATTCAGGATTACGCTTTTCTGGCGCGGCTGCAAAGCCGGAAACGCCGCCGCTACCATCAGGCGTTGGAACAGGGGCTATTTCGGCAGCCGGAGCAGGCCGCGCAACTGTTTGACGCCGAGGGGGAGCAACAGCTAAGCAACCCTTTGCTGGCTTCCTGGGGCAAACTGGGGCGCGATCACTTGTATCTGCTGGCGCAAATGCAAGCCACGCAGGAAGTGGACGCCTTCGTTGATATTGCGCCGGATAACCTCCTGCATGCGGTCCAGCACGATATGCTGGAGCTTGAAGACCATGCCGTCATCGTAACCAGCCAGAGCGCCTTGGCATCCAGCAACGGCAAGCGCCTGTTGGATCCTGACGATCGCTCCATCAGCCTGCACGCCTGCCACAGCCCGCAGCGTGAGGTGGAAGTGCTGCACGATCGGCTGTTATCCATGCTGGCTGACGATCCGCAGCTCACGCCGCGCGATATTATCGTGATGGTGGCGGATATCGACAGTTATACCCCCTACATTCAGGCGGTGTTCGGCAATGCGGCGCAAGAGCGCTACCTGCCGTTTGCCATTTCCGACCGTAAGGCCCGCGAGGCGCACCCGGTGCTGCAGGCTTTTATCGCGCTGCTGGATCTGCCGCAAAGCCGCTTCACCGCTGAACAGGTGCTGGCGCTGCTGGAAGTGCCTGCGCTGGCGGCGCGCTTCGCCATTCAGGAAGATGGGCTGCGCCTGCTGCGCCACTGGGTGGCGGAGTCCGGCGTGCGTTGGGGGCTGGACGACGACAATGTGCGCGAGCTGGCGCTGCCGGCCACCGGCCAGCATACCTGGCGCTTTGGCATTACGCGTATGCTGCTGGGTTATGCGATGGACAGCAACGCAGGGGATTGGCAGGGCGTGCTGCCTTATGATGAATCCAGCGGCCTGGTGGCGGAACTGGCGGGCCAGTTGGCCGAACTGCTGGCGCAGCTCAGCCAATGGCGCCTGCGGCTGGGCGAAGCGCGCACGCTGGCGGAGTGGTTGCCGCTTTGCCGCCAATTGATGAACGCTTTCTTCAGCACCGACAGCGATACCGAAGTGGTGCTGGCGCTGATTGAGCAGCAGTGGCAGCAGGTGATTGGCTATGGGCAGGCCGCGCGCTACCCGGATGTGGTGCCGCTGACGCTCTTGCGTGATGAACTGGCGGCCCGGCTTGATCAGGAGCGCATCAGCCAGCGTTTCCTCGCCGGGCAGATTAATTTCTGCACGCTGATGCCGATGCGTTCCATCCCGTTTAAAGTGGTTTGCCTGCTGGGGATGAATGACGGCGTTTACCCGCGTACGCTGCCGCCGTTAGGGTTTGATCTGATGGCGCAGCAGGTTCGGCGCGGCGATCGCAGCCGCCGTGATGACGATCGCTATCTGTTCCTGGAGGCGATCCTGTCCGCGCAGCAAAAATTGTATATCAGCTTTATCGGCCGTTCCATTCAGGACAACAGTGAGCGCTATCCTTCGGTGCTGGTGGCCGAGCTGCTGGAATATCTGCAGCAGAGCTATTATCTGCCCGGGGATGAAACGCTAGATGCCGATAGCAGCGCGCGCAAGGTTGCCGAACATCTGCTGTGTTGGCATGCGCGCATGCCGTTTGCCTCGGAAAACTTCCTGCCGGGCAGCGATCGGCAAAGCTATGCCGCCGAATGGCTGCCGGCGGCGGGCGGGCATGGCGCGCCGCTGCCGCCGTTTAACCAACCGCTGCCGCCGGACGAACGGGCGCCGTCGCAGGCGCTTTCGCTGGACCAACTGCAGCGTTTTTATCGCCACCCGATTCGGGCGTTCTTCCAATTGCGCCTTGGCGTGAACTTCATTTTGGAAGAAACCGAACTGCCGGACGAAGAACCCTTCACGCTGGATAATCTCAGCCGTTATCAGTTCAATAGCCAATTGCTGAATGCGCTGATTGATGGGGAAGACGCCATGCGCTTGTATCAACGGGTCCGTGCCGGCGGCGGCCTGCCTTATGGCGCCTTTGGTGAAATTTACTGGCAAAAACAGCAGGAAGAGATGGCTGAACTGGCGCAGCGGGTGTCTGAAGAGCGCCGCGAGGGGGCCAGCCTGGAGTTGGATATCGAGGTTGCCGGGGTACAGATTAACGGCTGGCTGCACCAGGTGCAGGACGATGGCCTGTTGCGCTGGCGCCCGGCCGCGCTTTCCGCCGTCGATGGCATCCTGTTATGGCTGGAGCACCTGGTGTATTGTTGCGCGGGCGGCCATGGTGAAAGCCGTATCTACGGGCGCCAAAATACCGCCTGGCGTTTTGCGCCGTTAGCGGTTGAAGAGGCGCAGCAACAATTGGCTGAACTGATCGTCGGCTACCAACGCGGGATGTGCCAGCCATTGATGCTGCTAAATAAAAGCGGTTGGGCATGGCTAAGCCAATGTTACCAGCCGGAAACCCAACAGATTGACTGGGATGAGGCGGTGCAGGCCAAGGCGCGCGTCAAACTGCTGCAGGTGTGGCAAGGGGATCAGCGCATTCCGGGAGAAGGGGAAGATCCTTATATTCAGCGTGTCTTCCGGCAAATGGATCCTGCGCACCTGGCGGAAATTCTGGCGGAAACAGAGCGTTATCTTTTGCCGGTGATCAGGCACAATCTGGGTTAG
- the lgt gene encoding prolipoprotein diacylglyceryl transferase produces MSNSYLAFPEFDPVIFSLGPVSLHWYGLMYLVGFVFAMWLAIRRANKPGSGWTRDEVENLLYAGFLGVFVGGRVGYVLFYNLPLFLDNPLYLFKVWDGGMSFHGGLIGVILVMFWFARRTGRNFFQLSDFIAPLIPFGLGAGRLGNFINGELWGRVTTDVPWAMLFPGSRTEDMAIAVADPKWLPLLNQYGVLPRHPSQLYELLLEGIVLFIILNLFIRKPRPMGAVSGLFLIGYGAFRIIVEAFRQPDAQLGLFDNMISMGQILSIPMVLAGIIMMIWAYRRRPQQ; encoded by the coding sequence ATGAGCAATAGCTATCTGGCGTTTCCTGAGTTTGATCCGGTGATTTTCTCGCTCGGCCCGGTGTCCCTGCATTGGTATGGGCTGATGTACCTGGTGGGGTTTGTTTTTGCCATGTGGTTAGCCATTCGCCGCGCCAATAAACCGGGCAGCGGCTGGACCCGGGATGAGGTGGAGAACCTGCTGTACGCCGGTTTCCTCGGTGTGTTTGTCGGCGGCCGCGTTGGCTATGTGCTGTTTTACAACCTGCCGCTGTTCCTGGATAACCCTCTGTATCTGTTCAAAGTGTGGGACGGCGGCATGTCGTTCCACGGCGGCCTGATCGGCGTTATTCTGGTGATGTTTTGGTTTGCCCGCCGCACCGGGCGCAACTTCTTTCAACTGTCTGATTTTATCGCCCCGTTAATCCCGTTTGGCCTGGGCGCCGGCCGGCTTGGCAACTTCATCAATGGCGAACTGTGGGGCCGTGTCACCACCGATGTGCCTTGGGCGATGCTGTTCCCTGGCTCGCGCACCGAGGATATGGCCATCGCTGTGGCCGATCCTAAATGGCTGCCGCTGTTGAATCAGTACGGCGTTTTGCCGCGCCACCCGTCGCAGCTGTACGAGCTGCTGCTGGAAGGGATTGTGCTGTTTATCATTCTGAACCTGTTTATCCGCAAGCCCCGCCCGATGGGTGCCGTTTCCGGGCTGTTCCTGATTGGCTATGGGGCGTTTCGGATTATCGTCGAAGCGTTCCGCCAGCCTGACGCGCAACTCGGCCTGTTTGATAACATGATCAGCATGGGGCAGATCCTGTCGATTCCGATGGTGCTGGCCGGTATTATTATGATGATTTGGGCGTACCGTCGTCGCCCGCAGCAATAA
- the ptrA gene encoding pitrilysin, whose translation MRKQLARIAGLILFVMFLAPLAWAEQGWQPQTETIHKSAYDKRQYQAITLANGMTVLLVSDTQATKSLAALALPVGSLEDPNSQLGLAHYLEHMVLMGSQRYPDPENLTEFLKKHGGSHNASTASYRTAYYLEVENDALQPAVDRLADALAAPLLDPVNANKERNAVNAELTMARSRDGMRMAQVGAETLNPAHPSARFSGGNLETLQDKPGSKLHDELTAFYQRYYSANLMVGVLYSNQPLPQLAALASSTFGRVPNRNASVPAIAVPAATQEQKGIIIHYVPAQPRKQLKVEFRIDNNSAEFRSKTDTYIGYLIGNRSQNTLSDWLQQQGLADAINAGADPMVDRNGGVFVISVSLTDKGLAQRDKVVAAIFNYLTMLRSEGIKQSYFDEIAHVLNLDFRYPSITRDMGYIEWLVDTMMRVPVAHTLDAPYLADRFDPKAIAARLDEMTPQNARVWFISPDEPHNKTAYFVGAPYQVDKIPASRFAQWQQLGQGISLSLPALNPYIPDDFTLTKPSRTFTKPELVVDQPGLRVLYMPSRYFADEPKADVTVAFRNAKTMDSARNQVLFSLTDYLAGIALDELSYQASVGGLSFSTAPDNGLLFNANGFTQRLPKLLTALIEGYAGFTPTADQLAQAKSWYLEKLDAAEKGKAFELAIQPIQALSRVPYTERQARRELLKSITLEEVIAYRNSLLVDATPELLVVGNMSKQQVDTLASTLKHRLGCTGVSWWHGENVQVVNKQLANLQRAGSSTDSALAAAYVPTGYDEVAGMAHSSLLGQIIQPWFYSQLRTEEQLGYAVFAFPISVGRQWGIGLLLQSNSKQPGYLYQRYQDFYLKTEKRLREIGATEFEQYKQAAINELKQRPQTLSEEAGRVSNDFDRGNFAFDTREKLIAQIKTLSPTALADFFHRAVLEPQGMAVLSQISGNGQQAAEYAVQDGWVTYPSASALQQTLPRKVATP comes from the coding sequence ATGCGTAAACAGTTGGCTCGCATTGCCGGGTTAATCTTATTCGTGATGTTTTTGGCGCCGTTAGCCTGGGCAGAACAAGGATGGCAGCCGCAGACGGAAACCATTCATAAAAGCGCCTACGATAAGCGCCAGTACCAGGCGATCACGCTGGCAAACGGCATGACGGTGCTGCTGGTTTCCGATACGCAGGCGACGAAATCCCTGGCGGCGCTGGCGTTGCCCGTGGGATCGCTCGAAGATCCCAATAGCCAGCTTGGGTTGGCGCATTATCTGGAACACATGGTGCTGATGGGCTCCCAGCGTTATCCCGATCCGGAAAACCTCACCGAGTTCCTGAAAAAGCACGGCGGCAGCCATAATGCGAGCACAGCCTCTTATCGCACCGCCTATTATCTGGAGGTCGAGAACGATGCGCTGCAGCCTGCTGTCGATCGCCTGGCGGATGCGCTCGCCGCGCCGTTATTGGATCCGGTAAACGCCAACAAAGAGCGCAATGCCGTTAACGCCGAATTGACCATGGCGCGTTCACGCGACGGTATGCGTATGGCGCAGGTGGGGGCGGAAACGCTCAATCCGGCGCATCCCAGCGCCCGCTTTTCCGGCGGCAACCTGGAGACGCTGCAGGATAAGCCAGGCAGTAAGCTGCACGATGAGCTGACGGCGTTTTATCAACGCTACTATTCGGCGAACCTGATGGTCGGCGTGTTGTACAGCAATCAGCCATTGCCGCAGTTGGCGGCGCTGGCCAGCAGCACCTTTGGCCGCGTGCCCAATCGCAACGCCAGCGTGCCGGCGATCGCCGTGCCTGCCGCAACCCAGGAACAGAAAGGCATCATTATTCATTATGTGCCGGCACAGCCACGCAAACAGTTGAAGGTGGAGTTCCGCATTGACAACAACAGCGCGGAATTTCGCAGCAAAACAGATACCTACATTGGTTACCTGATTGGTAACCGCAGCCAGAACACGCTGTCTGACTGGCTGCAGCAGCAAGGGCTGGCCGATGCAATTAACGCCGGGGCGGATCCGATGGTCGATCGCAACGGCGGGGTGTTTGTCATCAGCGTTTCGCTAACGGATAAGGGGCTGGCGCAGCGCGACAAAGTGGTGGCTGCGATTTTCAACTACCTGACGATGCTGCGCAGCGAAGGCATCAAACAAAGCTATTTTGATGAGATAGCCCACGTGCTGAATCTGGACTTCCGTTACCCGTCCATTACGCGCGATATGGGATATATTGAATGGCTGGTGGACACCATGATGCGGGTGCCGGTTGCGCATACCCTGGATGCGCCTTATCTGGCCGACCGTTTCGATCCTAAAGCGATTGCCGCCCGCCTGGATGAGATGACGCCGCAGAATGCCCGTGTCTGGTTTATCAGCCCGGATGAACCACATAACAAAACCGCCTATTTCGTCGGCGCGCCGTACCAAGTTGATAAAATCCCGGCGTCGCGCTTTGCTCAGTGGCAGCAGCTCGGCCAGGGCATCAGCCTTTCTCTGCCGGCGCTGAACCCTTATATCCCAGACGATTTTACGCTGACCAAACCTTCGCGCACGTTCACGAAACCGGAGCTGGTGGTGGATCAACCCGGGTTGCGCGTGTTGTATATGCCAAGCCGCTATTTTGCCGACGAGCCGAAAGCGGATGTCACCGTGGCGTTCCGCAATGCCAAAACCATGGATTCGGCGCGCAACCAGGTGCTGTTTTCGCTGACCGACTACCTGGCCGGTATTGCGCTGGATGAGTTGAGCTATCAGGCATCCGTCGGCGGGTTGAGTTTTTCCACCGCGCCGGACAACGGCCTGTTGTTCAACGCCAACGGCTTCACCCAACGTTTGCCGAAGCTGCTGACGGCGTTAATCGAAGGATATGCCGGCTTTACCCCGACGGCGGATCAACTGGCGCAGGCCAAGTCCTGGTATCTGGAGAAGCTGGATGCCGCAGAGAAAGGGAAAGCGTTTGAGCTGGCTATCCAGCCGATCCAGGCGCTGTCCCGCGTCCCTTATACCGAGCGCCAGGCGCGCCGGGAACTGCTGAAATCCATCACCCTGGAAGAGGTGATCGCTTATCGCAACAGCCTACTGGTCGATGCTACCCCCGAACTATTGGTGGTGGGCAACATGAGCAAACAGCAGGTGGATACGCTGGCCTCAACGCTGAAACACCGCCTGGGCTGCACCGGTGTGTCCTGGTGGCACGGTGAAAACGTGCAGGTGGTGAATAAACAGTTGGCCAATTTACAGCGTGCGGGCAGCAGCACCGACTCGGCGTTGGCCGCGGCCTATGTGCCGACCGGCTACGATGAGGTTGCCGGCATGGCGCATAGCTCGCTGCTGGGGCAGATTATTCAGCCCTGGTTTTACAGCCAACTGCGCACCGAAGAACAGCTGGGCTATGCGGTATTCGCCTTCCCGATTTCGGTTGGGCGCCAGTGGGGGATTGGCTTGCTGCTGCAAAGCAACAGCAAGCAGCCTGGCTACCTTTATCAGCGCTATCAGGATTTTTACCTGAAGACCGAAAAACGTCTGCGTGAGATTGGTGCGACGGAATTCGAACAGTATAAACAGGCCGCGATCAACGAACTTAAACAGCGGCCACAAACCCTGAGCGAGGAAGCCGGCCGCGTTAGCAACGATTTTGATCGCGGCAATTTCGCCTTTGATACCCGTGAAAAGTTGATCGCGCAGATAAAAACGCTGTCGCCAACGGCGCTGGCGGACTTTTTCCACCGGGCGGTGCTTGAGCCGCAGGGCATGGCGGTGCTTTCACAAATCAGCGGTAACGGCCAGCAAGCCGCAGAATATGCGGTGCAGGACGGTTGGGTAACTTACCCCAGCGCGTCTGCGTTGCAACAGACCTTGCCGCGCAAGGTGGCTACGCCATGA
- a CDS encoding prepilin-type N-terminal cleavage/methylation domain-containing protein — MRLTVMADRRACPANGRASTQRGFSLLEVLVAALLFAVSLLGLLQYQQVLLQGFQRQWQYRQAWALAHRQLESVAASGQTENAAPLPAGWQADMQRVIVDPPCQRVVVRIRTPLRQEAALSRWFCSPG; from the coding sequence ATGCGGCTGACTGTGATGGCTGATCGGCGTGCCTGCCCCGCCAATGGGCGAGCGTCAACGCAACGCGGGTTCAGCCTGCTGGAGGTTTTGGTGGCGGCGTTGCTGTTCGCCGTTTCGCTGCTGGGCCTGTTACAATACCAGCAGGTTTTATTGCAGGGGTTCCAGCGCCAGTGGCAGTATCGCCAGGCCTGGGCATTGGCGCACCGGCAGTTGGAAAGCGTTGCGGCGAGCGGGCAAACGGAAAACGCCGCGCCGTTGCCCGCGGGCTGGCAGGCTGATATGCAGCGCGTTATTGTTGATCCGCCCTGCCAGCGGGTGGTGGTCAGGATACGTACCCCCTTGCGGCAAGAAGCGGCGCTGAGCCGCTGGTTTTGCTCGCCCGGTTAA
- a CDS encoding prepilin peptidase-dependent protein — translation MKIKRMESLRQQRGFTLLELLAVMALVAILTGWGIGQWRRQQQVLRLEHTAQQLLAFLTRLQADANWRNRTALLWFRQGDPWCIGSGGSEQQCRPGNAWLFVPVHPDVALKDVTQKEMGFYGLRNNAQAGHITLGNGAGNVRVVLSAKGRLRLCSEGVAIGGITSC, via the coding sequence ATGAAGATCAAACGGATGGAAAGCCTTCGGCAGCAGCGGGGGTTCACGCTGCTGGAACTGCTGGCCGTTATGGCGCTGGTGGCGATATTGACCGGTTGGGGGATTGGCCAGTGGCGCCGCCAGCAACAGGTGCTGCGGCTGGAACACACGGCTCAGCAACTGCTGGCATTTCTTACCCGGTTGCAGGCCGATGCCAATTGGCGCAACCGCACGGCGCTGCTGTGGTTTCGGCAGGGCGATCCCTGGTGCATTGGCAGCGGCGGCAGTGAGCAGCAGTGCCGGCCGGGCAACGCCTGGCTGTTTGTTCCCGTGCACCCCGATGTGGCGCTTAAGGACGTTACCCAAAAGGAGATGGGGTTCTATGGATTACGCAACAATGCCCAGGCTGGGCACATTACGCTTGGCAACGGGGCGGGCAACGTGCGGGTGGTGCTATCCGCCAAAGGGCGGCTGCGGTTATGCAGCGAAGGCGTAGCGATCGGAGGAATAACCTCATGCTAG
- a CDS encoding prepilin peptidase-dependent protein: protein MLVREGGFTLPEVLLAMAFGSLIAIAAAKTYPLLRQQTLALGQHYRLEVTLRQIAFGIEKDLRRAGFCAGQCTGKPLLIGNAEGEATGSCVIVVYDLNRNGRWEDAGGSDAEQFGYRLHRGALETQRGVTHCRGNGWERVFDQDDIIIEAFTVAVTPGMSGKTQVALALTGRSAFNADIRRSMRWAIALEAR from the coding sequence ATGCTAGTACGGGAAGGTGGCTTCACCCTACCGGAGGTGTTGCTGGCCATGGCCTTCGGCAGCCTGATTGCGATAGCGGCGGCAAAAACTTATCCTTTGCTGCGCCAGCAAACTTTGGCGCTGGGGCAACACTATCGCCTGGAAGTCACTCTGCGCCAAATCGCTTTTGGTATTGAAAAGGATCTGCGCCGCGCCGGTTTTTGCGCGGGCCAATGTACGGGTAAGCCATTGCTGATCGGCAATGCCGAAGGCGAAGCCACCGGCAGCTGCGTTATTGTTGTTTACGATTTGAACCGCAACGGCCGCTGGGAAGACGCTGGCGGCAGCGACGCGGAGCAGTTTGGCTACCGCTTGCACCGTGGGGCGCTGGAAACGCAGCGTGGCGTAACCCACTGCCGCGGCAATGGCTGGGAGCGGGTATTTGATCAGGACGATATTATCATCGAGGCCTTTACCGTGGCGGTTACCCCAGGGATGAGCGGGAAAACGCAGGTGGCGCTGGCATTAACCGGTCGCTCGGCGTTTAACGCCGACATTCGCCGCAGCATGCGCTGGGCGATCGCTCTGGAGGCGCGATGA